In Chloracidobacterium sp., one genomic interval encodes:
- a CDS encoding TonB-dependent receptor: protein MIRKVAPFIAVFAVMLAVCSFSVLGQDLDDVTISGKAADANGLPVVGAAITATETITGSKRTVVTDAEGRYRFLKLRPGTYTIEASASGFGSQITPQIIAVSADNLVKDFKLEPAAITAEQTVTVTEDDTPVVDETRTTVGGTITSQEIEELPNTDRNALDLVLTLGGTSEEQLSTNGLADDRLQAPSGAPLEQGNFSISGGTAYSNNITIDGLDNNDDRSSRDRFQPSLEGIAEVQVISNQFSAEYGRASGGRINLRTRSGGAKYRGRIFGFFRDANLNANTWYNNSRSIARPPMRDINPGFTISGPIIFPLFFDGRKHKTFFAVAYEYDKLEDTTLIDAYLPLIPNPRYALPSPTGTTQYCDNSSPAACTATPPTAAFISAYNKTYSTPNKSNILTARVDTNLFKNNDLTVGFQFGRKNNKRTSGVTVNRLEDAFQAKNINTNAFNITDNHVFGARAVNQIRFQWSDYKPSFEAPNPFDPVVIVSYRDPITNTVKSLVMGNSTVSSGSNFPDTRNEVRYQLQDSFTYVAGSHTLKMGVDFQNVNSHVTNLGDATGTFNFGSSLDFANNKLNRFRQNFGTAQDVKNTYMGFFFNDQVQLFNKVTMSAGLRYERETAVKDNNNWGPRIGISWNPFKSGRGVIRFGAGMFYNRVLLRTVGDSIQNTAGTLVNFDTNKIGTSATDSRRVAILAALSTNFPGTYPTADELRSLVTAACATVVSPLGPCNSNTGFTVGNVSSAGNPLRSVEPDLKIPESYQFNIGFEREIIRNWVFEANFTVNKTVRLWRDWNPNAPRLPGGFSDWTAWLLANPYQLSPSRQYTFFLGPTNDTSGLHAGSPTSTSNCNTTTTNCYVNLNTTNSSSTAPAVAVIGQNNNATGAPIGIATAAIAQFRPDPTVQETSRIGSIGNAFYKGLILELRSRYRKLGRGFGSSFRFAYTLSSTKDDGLNNTSNAEINGDFGREWARNTQDRRHRIAVTGVFDTPWWLGKLRFSPLFRWGSAAPFNLSAGGVDRNLDDVSTDRVNFSGNLSDIVWRRPGSPIPTSLLSQFSLPPIGARSGNVPRNAGTGPSFYNFNISVTREWRFKDRFRFRPVVEVTNIFNSAIFSYGSAFINLAIAPADYDKFLVPTRTYNQRQIRIGFRFDF from the coding sequence ATGATCAGAAAAGTTGCCCCGTTCATCGCGGTCTTCGCGGTGATGTTGGCTGTGTGTTCTTTTAGTGTCCTCGGGCAAGATCTCGATGACGTTACGATCAGCGGCAAGGCCGCCGATGCAAATGGGCTTCCTGTGGTCGGTGCTGCAATTACCGCTACAGAGACTATTACCGGTTCAAAGCGTACGGTGGTTACCGACGCCGAAGGACGCTACCGGTTTCTGAAACTGAGGCCGGGCACCTACACGATCGAAGCCTCGGCAAGCGGTTTCGGCTCACAGATCACGCCGCAGATAATCGCCGTTTCCGCCGATAACCTCGTCAAAGATTTCAAGCTCGAACCCGCAGCCATAACCGCCGAACAAACCGTTACCGTAACCGAGGATGACACTCCTGTAGTGGACGAAACCCGAACAACGGTCGGCGGCACTATCACGTCGCAGGAGATAGAAGAGCTGCCGAATACAGACCGCAATGCACTCGACCTCGTCTTGACACTCGGCGGAACTTCGGAAGAGCAGCTTTCGACCAACGGCCTCGCCGATGATCGGTTGCAGGCGCCGAGCGGAGCACCGCTCGAACAGGGCAACTTCTCGATCTCGGGCGGCACGGCCTACTCAAATAACATTACTATTGACGGCCTTGATAATAACGATGACCGCTCATCACGCGACCGTTTCCAGCCGTCGCTCGAAGGCATTGCGGAAGTACAGGTGATCTCGAACCAATTCTCCGCAGAATACGGACGTGCATCAGGCGGACGTATCAATCTGCGGACGCGTTCCGGCGGTGCAAAGTACAGAGGCCGGATCTTCGGCTTTTTCCGCGACGCGAATCTTAACGCCAACACTTGGTACAACAACAGCAGATCGATAGCACGTCCGCCGATGCGCGACATTAATCCCGGCTTTACGATCAGCGGCCCGATCATTTTCCCGCTTTTCTTTGACGGCCGTAAGCATAAGACGTTCTTCGCTGTCGCTTATGAATACGACAAACTCGAGGACACTACGCTGATCGACGCGTATCTGCCGCTTATCCCGAATCCGCGTTATGCGCTGCCGAGCCCGACAGGCACAACGCAGTATTGTGACAACTCAAGCCCGGCCGCTTGTACCGCAACGCCGCCGACGGCAGCCTTTATATCGGCATATAACAAGACTTACAGTACGCCGAACAAAAGCAATATATTGACCGCACGAGTTGATACCAACCTTTTTAAGAACAACGACCTGACGGTCGGCTTCCAGTTCGGCCGCAAGAATAACAAGCGTACCAGCGGTGTTACGGTGAACCGCCTTGAAGACGCTTTCCAGGCAAAGAATATCAACACGAACGCCTTCAACATCACCGATAACCATGTCTTTGGTGCACGGGCTGTAAATCAGATACGTTTTCAGTGGTCTGACTACAAACCGAGCTTTGAGGCCCCGAATCCGTTCGATCCGGTCGTGATCGTTAGTTATCGCGATCCGATAACGAATACCGTAAAGAGCCTTGTAATGGGTAACTCGACGGTGAGTTCGGGCAGCAACTTTCCGGATACGCGTAACGAGGTCCGCTACCAGCTTCAAGATTCATTCACCTACGTTGCGGGCAGTCACACCCTTAAGATGGGTGTTGACTTCCAGAACGTTAATTCGCATGTAACGAATCTCGGCGATGCGACAGGCACATTCAACTTTGGCAGCTCACTCGATTTTGCCAACAACAAACTTAACCGATTTCGTCAGAATTTCGGCACCGCTCAGGATGTGAAGAATACATATATGGGATTCTTCTTTAACGATCAGGTGCAGCTCTTCAATAAAGTAACCATGAGCGCCGGGCTTCGCTATGAGCGTGAGACGGCTGTCAAGGATAACAACAACTGGGGCCCGCGTATCGGTATTTCATGGAATCCGTTCAAGAGCGGACGCGGCGTGATCCGTTTCGGCGCGGGTATGTTTTACAATCGCGTTCTGCTTAGGACGGTGGGCGATTCCATTCAAAATACCGCCGGAACACTGGTTAACTTTGACACGAACAAGATCGGAACATCTGCAACGGATTCCCGCCGTGTTGCGATCCTGGCGGCCCTGTCCACTAATTTTCCGGGAACATACCCGACGGCTGATGAACTCCGTTCTCTTGTTACGGCGGCGTGTGCGACAGTTGTTTCGCCGCTCGGGCCGTGTAATTCGAACACCGGCTTTACCGTAGGGAACGTATCGAGCGCAGGCAATCCGCTTCGATCGGTCGAGCCTGACCTCAAGATACCGGAAAGCTATCAGTTCAATATCGGATTTGAACGTGAGATCATCAGGAATTGGGTTTTTGAAGCGAACTTTACAGTGAATAAGACGGTTCGCCTCTGGCGCGACTGGAACCCGAATGCCCCTCGCCTTCCGGGCGGATTCAGTGATTGGACGGCATGGCTGCTCGCTAACCCGTATCAATTGTCGCCTTCGCGGCAATACACATTTTTCCTTGGGCCGACGAATGATACCAGCGGCCTTCACGCAGGCTCGCCGACCAGCACGTCGAACTGCAATACGACCACAACGAACTGCTACGTCAACTTGAACACGACTAACTCAAGTTCGACCGCACCCGCCGTTGCCGTGATCGGACAGAACAATAATGCGACCGGTGCCCCGATCGGTATTGCGACCGCGGCAATCGCGCAGTTCCGCCCTGATCCGACGGTGCAGGAAACTTCGCGCATCGGCTCGATAGGCAACGCATTCTATAAAGGGTTGATCCTTGAGCTTCGCAGCCGTTACCGCAAGCTCGGACGCGGCTTCGGCTCGTCATTCCGCTTTGCCTACACTCTTTCGAGTACAAAGGATGACGGTTTGAACAATACCTCCAACGCAGAGATCAACGGTGATTTTGGCCGCGAATGGGCCCGCAACACGCAGGACAGGCGCCACCGCATCGCTGTTACAGGTGTATTCGATACGCCTTGGTGGTTGGGCAAACTGAGGTTCTCACCGCTGTTCCGCTGGGGCTCCGCGGCTCCGTTCAACCTGAGTGCGGGCGGTGTCGATCGCAATCTTGACGATGTCAGTACCGATCGCGTAAATTTCAGCGGCAATCTGAGCGATATCGTTTGGCGGCGTCCCGGCTCGCCGATCCCGACCTCGCTGCTTAGCCAATTTTCGCTTCCGCCGATCGGCGCGCGAAGCGGCAACGTTCCCAGAAATGCGGGTACAGGCCCGTCCTTTTATAACTTCAACATCAGTGTTACACGTGAATGGCGCTTTAAGGATCGCTTCCGCTTCCGCCCGGTTGTTGAGGTTACTAACATATTCAATAGTGCGATCTTCAGCTATGGCTCGGCATTTATCAATCTTGCCATTGCCCCGGCTGATTACGACAAATTCCTTGTCCCGACACGCACCTATAATCAGCGTCAGATACGGATAGGATTCAGGTTCGATTTCTAG
- a CDS encoding metallophosphoesterase encodes MVNTATKRSKFTERINSFVASDAPIRKLAGTWSKRARNAMDEANSLSLERVAITLKQLPRKLNGFRIVQLSDIHHSPLTPLAHVERAVKIVNRLKPGLVVLTGDYVSHETEYIAPVAETLAKLRAAYGTYACLGNHDHWTDAGLVTHLFRGEGINMLVNEGLRIEARGVGFWLCGVDDYMVGKTDVAAALRGSYPDEVKILLAHNPLIFREAAKLGVDLTLSGHTHGGQVKLRDDEKRLWPSRRLKAGLHRRRNSQVYITRGIGTVVLPVRYQCPPEITVLELRCPV; translated from the coding sequence ATGGTGAATACCGCGACAAAACGATCAAAATTTACAGAACGCATAAATTCGTTCGTCGCATCGGATGCTCCGATCCGCAAGCTTGCGGGCACATGGTCAAAACGCGCAAGAAATGCGATGGACGAGGCAAACAGCCTCTCGCTCGAAAGGGTTGCGATCACGCTCAAGCAACTGCCTCGAAAACTAAACGGCTTCAGGATAGTTCAGCTCTCGGATATTCATCACAGCCCTCTCACGCCGCTCGCGCACGTCGAACGCGCGGTTAAGATCGTCAACAGACTGAAACCCGGGCTTGTTGTCCTGACGGGCGATTATGTCTCGCACGAAACCGAATACATCGCTCCTGTCGCCGAAACGCTCGCTAAGTTGCGGGCGGCATACGGCACATACGCCTGTCTCGGCAATCATGACCACTGGACGGACGCCGGCCTCGTTACCCACCTTTTTCGCGGCGAAGGCATCAATATGCTCGTGAATGAAGGCCTTCGCATCGAGGCTCGCGGTGTAGGGTTTTGGCTATGCGGTGTTGATGACTATATGGTCGGTAAAACCGATGTTGCAGCGGCACTGCGAGGCTCCTATCCGGATGAGGTCAAGATATTGCTCGCTCATAATCCGCTTATCTTCCGCGAGGCGGCCAAACTCGGCGTTGACCTTACACTCAGCGGACATACCCACGGTGGGCAGGTGAAGCTTCGCGATGACGAAAAACGCCTGTGGCCTTCGCGACGGCTGAAAGCCGGACTGCACCGGCGCCGAAATTCACAAGTTTATATCACGCGCGGCATCGGCACGGTCGTGTTGCCCGTTCGTTATCAATGCCCTCCCGAGATCACCGTCTTAGAACTTCGCTGCCCTGTATGA
- a CDS encoding CDP-alcohol phosphatidyltransferase family protein, whose amino-acid sequence MNSVLTFANILTFLRIVLVPIFAMLMVYRHYDWALAAFAVAGISDGIDGFVARHFKQESELGTVIDPIADKLLMTTAFIILSVPGVFDSPPPRHLPVEPYVTITVIARDILIVAVAGAINIMTGFRGFKPSKLGKASTFVQVLGVLLIMIDVVFPQLGGFYLPTVYITVAFFAAASGVHYIFHVMKLMREADHEQV is encoded by the coding sequence ATGAACAGCGTCCTGACCTTCGCCAACATACTCACTTTCTTGCGGATCGTGCTGGTACCGATCTTCGCGATGCTGATGGTCTATCGCCATTATGATTGGGCGCTTGCGGCATTTGCCGTTGCCGGTATTTCCGATGGCATAGACGGCTTTGTAGCCCGGCATTTCAAGCAGGAAAGTGAGCTCGGCACGGTGATCGATCCGATAGCGGATAAGCTGCTGATGACAACTGCATTCATCATCCTTTCGGTTCCCGGTGTCTTTGATTCGCCGCCGCCGAGGCACTTGCCGGTCGAACCGTACGTTACGATCACGGTAATCGCACGAGACATTCTTATAGTCGCCGTCGCAGGAGCCATAAATATTATGACGGGCTTCCGGGGCTTCAAGCCTTCAAAACTCGGAAAGGCGAGCACATTCGTACAGGTCCTCGGTGTCCTGCTCATCATGATCGATGTGGTTTTCCCTCAGCTTGGTGGTTTTTATCTGCCTACCGTTTATATCACCGTCGCGTTCTTTGCCGCGGCGTCAGGCGTTCATTACATATTTCACGTTATGAAACTGATGCGCGAAGCGGACCACGAGCAGGTATGA
- a CDS encoding sugar ABC transporter permease — MSNTQNNFLSGSSLRAYVMLGVLGLIWLFFHWATGNTFLTARNLSNLMTQMSVTGILSVGMLMVIVSGNIDLSVGSVLGFAGGVAAWALLNGYGLPAAIALTIAVSIGVGVLQGALTAYLNIPAFIVTLGGLLAWRGAVKWLLGGNTVPISNETFKAFGQSYIGTTAGWIIAAAAIAAVLFMATRRARSAKIYGLGEADHKGELLRSILPIAAIIAFVWVMNSYENNGVYVGVPTPVLILLAVAMIGGFITTSTTFGRYLYAIGGNADAARLSGINNRFNVLKVFAVLGAATGLAAMIFAGRVGSATPDAGTLKELDAIAACVIGGASLIGGRGTVFGACLGALIMATLDNGMSLLGVRDFMQDIVKGTILVVAVGLDMIGRRA, encoded by the coding sequence ATGAGCAACACACAAAACAATTTCCTCAGCGGATCGTCGCTCCGAGCGTATGTCATGCTCGGCGTTCTCGGGCTGATCTGGCTCTTCTTTCATTGGGCGACGGGCAATACCTTCCTTACGGCGCGCAACCTATCGAACCTGATGACGCAGATGTCGGTTACCGGGATCCTGTCGGTCGGTATGCTGATGGTGATCGTGTCAGGGAATATTGATCTCTCGGTCGGGTCGGTACTCGGATTTGCGGGCGGAGTTGCGGCTTGGGCACTGCTTAACGGCTACGGTTTGCCCGCGGCCATTGCCCTTACGATAGCGGTCAGCATTGGCGTGGGCGTTTTGCAGGGAGCATTAACGGCATATCTGAATATCCCGGCGTTCATCGTAACGCTCGGCGGCCTTCTTGCGTGGCGCGGCGCGGTGAAGTGGCTCCTTGGCGGAAATACCGTACCGATATCGAATGAGACCTTCAAGGCATTCGGCCAGAGCTACATAGGAACAACGGCAGGATGGATCATTGCAGCGGCGGCGATCGCGGCCGTTCTGTTCATGGCGACGCGACGCGCCCGCAGCGCAAAGATATACGGCCTCGGCGAGGCGGATCATAAGGGCGAATTGCTCAGATCGATCCTGCCGATCGCGGCCATTATTGCATTCGTCTGGGTGATGAATTCGTACGAGAATAACGGCGTTTATGTCGGGGTTCCGACACCTGTGCTGATACTTCTCGCGGTTGCGATGATCGGCGGTTTTATTACGACCTCAACGACCTTCGGCCGTTACCTTTATGCGATCGGCGGCAATGCGGACGCTGCACGCCTCTCCGGCATCAATAACCGCTTCAATGTACTGAAGGTCTTTGCTGTACTCGGTGCGGCAACGGGCCTCGCCGCGATGATCTTTGCCGGGCGTGTCGGAAGTGCGACGCCGGATGCGGGCACGCTAAAGGAACTCGATGCGATCGCTGCTTGCGTTATTGGCGGAGCGTCGCTCATCGGCGGACGCGGCACCGTTTTCGGTGCGTGCCTCGGAGCGCTGATAATGGCGACGCTGGATAACGGAATGTCGCTGCTCGGTGTGCGCGATTTTATGCAGGATATCGTAAAAGGGACGATCCTTGTTGTCGCCGTCGGGCTGGATATGATCGGCCGCCGAGCCTGA
- a CDS encoding xylose ABC transporter ATP-binding protein, which yields MPLLEMRDIVKEFPGVRALDGVSLALDGGEFHSLVGENGAGKSTLMKVLSGVHPVGSFEGEILIDDAVCEFRGIRDSESAGIAIIFQELSLVKELTVGENIFLGQEPHRFGIIDWAELYHRASDLLRGLKLDIDPRVKAGSLGIGQQQLVEIAKALSKNARILVLDEPTAALTESEVETLFNILTVLRERGVGMIYISHKLDEVFRMSDRITVLRDGRTIGTYNVNDLTKDRVISAMVGREVGDIFPGADHTFGDTAFSVKGLTVHDVDNPSRTVVSDVSFDLRQGEVLGIAGLMGAGRSELLMGIFGAWEGRCTREIMIDGKRADIRTPADAIDAGIGFVTEDRKRFGLILDQSILDNITLAGLKLISGRFFTDRSRESRAAEGPMKSLRIKANSVLTAAGTLSGGNQQKVVLGKWLLTRPKILFLDEPTRGIDVGAKQEIYAEINRLAKEGLAIVLVSSELPEVLGLSDRILVIHEGTIAAEFSRTEATPERIMAAATGNQ from the coding sequence ATGCCGCTGCTCGAAATGCGAGACATCGTCAAGGAATTTCCGGGTGTTCGAGCCCTCGATGGAGTAAGTCTCGCTCTCGATGGCGGCGAATTCCATTCGCTTGTCGGCGAGAACGGCGCCGGCAAATCCACACTGATGAAAGTGCTTTCGGGCGTTCATCCTGTCGGCAGTTTTGAAGGCGAGATACTTATTGATGACGCCGTGTGCGAGTTTCGTGGCATACGCGATTCGGAGTCCGCCGGCATCGCGATCATCTTTCAGGAACTCTCGCTCGTGAAGGAGTTGACCGTCGGCGAGAATATCTTTCTCGGGCAAGAGCCGCACCGCTTCGGCATTATTGATTGGGCAGAGTTATATCATCGGGCATCCGACCTGTTGCGGGGACTGAAGCTTGATATCGATCCGCGTGTCAAGGCCGGTAGCCTCGGCATCGGCCAGCAGCAGCTTGTCGAGATAGCAAAGGCCCTCAGCAAGAACGCCCGCATACTGGTGCTCGATGAGCCGACCGCAGCACTTACAGAATCTGAGGTCGAGACGCTTTTCAATATTCTGACCGTGCTTCGCGAACGCGGCGTCGGGATGATCTACATTTCTCACAAACTGGACGAAGTATTCCGAATGAGCGATCGGATCACAGTTCTGCGCGACGGGCGTACTATCGGAACCTACAACGTGAATGATCTGACAAAGGATCGGGTCATTTCGGCAATGGTCGGCCGGGAGGTCGGAGACATTTTCCCCGGAGCCGATCATACGTTCGGTGATACAGCCTTTTCGGTCAAAGGCCTGACTGTTCACGACGTTGATAACCCGAGCAGAACTGTCGTTTCCGATGTCTCATTCGATCTGCGGCAAGGCGAGGTGCTCGGTATCGCGGGGCTTATGGGTGCCGGCCGCAGCGAACTGCTTATGGGCATCTTCGGAGCATGGGAAGGCCGCTGTACGCGTGAGATCATGATCGACGGAAAACGGGCAGATATTCGTACGCCGGCGGATGCCATTGATGCCGGAATCGGATTTGTTACGGAGGACCGAAAACGCTTTGGCCTGATCCTGGATCAGTCGATACTCGACAACATTACACTTGCCGGCCTAAAGCTGATCTCGGGGCGATTCTTTACCGATCGGAGCCGTGAATCCCGCGCCGCCGAAGGCCCGATGAAAAGTCTTCGGATAAAAGCGAATTCGGTGCTGACCGCCGCAGGAACGCTTTCCGGAGGCAATCAGCAAAAGGTCGTGCTCGGCAAATGGCTGCTGACGCGGCCGAAGATACTGTTTCTCGATGAGCCGACACGCGGCATTGATGTCGGTGCAAAACAGGAGATATACGCCGAGATAAACCGGTTGGCAAAAGAAGGCCTCGCGATCGTGCTTGTTTCGAGTGAACTTCCCGAGGTGCTCGGACTGTCGGACCGCATACTGGTGATCCACGAGGGTACGATCGCGGCAGAATTCAGCCGCACGGAGGCAACGCCCGAACGTATAATGGCCGCGGCGACCGGGAACCAATAG
- the acs gene encoding acetate--CoA ligase, which yields MSDAKTIDSVLNENRVFYPPKEFAAKAHIGSFEEYRRQYDEAAADIPAFWAKQAESLDWFKKWDTVLEWNEPFAKWFVGGKINASYNCIDRHLTTWRKNKAAFIWEGEPGEQRTLTYLQLHREVCRFANVLKKLGVKTGDRVAIYMPLVPELAVAMLACARIGVTHTVIFGGFSADAIRGRVNDGGCVAVITADGCYRRGKEIMLKAIVDEAAAECPTIKDVIVYKRTGSEISMQHGRDHWWHELVETVDADCPPVELDSEHPLYILYTSGTTGKPKGILHTTGGYLTQSAYTTKLTFDLKDEDVYWCTADIGWVTGHTYVVYGPLANGATVMMYEGAPNYPDFDRFWDIIERHRVNILYTAPTAIRSFIRWGEQYPLKHDLSSLRLLGTVGEPINPEAWMWYHTIIGKERCPIVDTWWQTETGATMISPLPGATPTVPGTATLPLPGISIDIVKRNGESVGVNEGGYLVVKHPWPSMLRTLWGDDERYKQAYWSEIPGVYFAGDGARRDERGYFWIMGRVDDVINVSGHRLGTAEVESALVSHEAVAEAAVVGRPDELKGQAIAAFVTLEAGRSGSPELKDELRAHVAKEIGALAKPDDIRFTDALPKTRSGKIMRRLLRELATSGEVAGDVTTLEDFSVLEKLRGDEE from the coding sequence ATGTCAGACGCAAAGACCATTGACTCGGTACTTAATGAGAACCGCGTTTTTTATCCGCCGAAAGAGTTCGCCGCAAAGGCGCATATCGGATCATTCGAGGAATACCGACGCCAATATGATGAGGCGGCGGCCGATATCCCCGCATTTTGGGCAAAACAAGCCGAGAGCCTCGATTGGTTCAAGAAATGGGATACCGTGCTTGAATGGAATGAGCCGTTCGCCAAGTGGTTCGTCGGCGGCAAGATCAACGCGTCATACAACTGCATTGATCGGCACCTGACAACGTGGCGAAAGAACAAGGCCGCGTTCATCTGGGAAGGCGAACCCGGCGAACAGCGTACGCTCACCTATTTGCAGCTTCATCGCGAAGTGTGCCGCTTTGCGAATGTATTAAAGAAACTCGGCGTTAAGACCGGCGACCGCGTTGCGATCTATATGCCGCTCGTACCCGAGCTTGCTGTTGCAATGCTCGCCTGTGCCCGGATCGGCGTAACGCACACAGTGATCTTTGGCGGGTTCTCGGCTGACGCGATACGAGGCCGTGTCAATGACGGCGGCTGTGTTGCCGTTATTACCGCCGACGGGTGCTACCGACGCGGCAAGGAAATAATGCTGAAAGCGATCGTGGATGAGGCGGCCGCAGAGTGCCCGACCATCAAGGATGTCATCGTTTATAAGCGTACCGGCAGCGAGATAAGTATGCAGCACGGACGCGACCACTGGTGGCACGAACTTGTCGAAACTGTCGATGCCGACTGCCCGCCCGTTGAACTCGATTCCGAGCATCCGCTGTATATCCTTTATACTTCCGGCACGACCGGCAAGCCGAAAGGTATTCTCCACACGACCGGCGGCTACCTCACACAAAGTGCATATACGACAAAACTGACCTTTGATCTCAAAGATGAGGACGTCTATTGGTGTACCGCGGATATCGGTTGGGTTACAGGACACACATACGTCGTCTACGGGCCGCTTGCGAACGGCGCGACCGTGATGATGTACGAAGGTGCACCGAACTATCCTGACTTTGACCGCTTCTGGGATATCATCGAACGCCATCGCGTCAACATCCTTTACACTGCACCGACCGCTATCCGCTCCTTTATCCGTTGGGGCGAGCAATATCCGTTAAAGCATGACCTTTCATCTTTAAGACTTCTGGGAACCGTCGGCGAGCCGATAAACCCGGAAGCATGGATGTGGTACCACACGATCATCGGCAAGGAGCGTTGCCCCATTGTCGATACTTGGTGGCAGACGGAAACGGGGGCGACGATGATCTCGCCGCTGCCGGGTGCGACGCCGACGGTTCCGGGAACGGCGACATTGCCGCTGCCCGGCATCTCGATTGATATCGTAAAACGCAATGGCGAATCGGTCGGCGTTAACGAAGGCGGCTACCTCGTCGTAAAGCACCCTTGGCCCTCGATGCTCCGTACGCTTTGGGGCGATGACGAACGCTACAAACAGGCGTATTGGTCGGAGATACCGGGCGTTTATTTCGCCGGCGACGGAGCGCGCCGCGACGAACGCGGATACTTCTGGATCATGGGCCGCGTTGATGACGTGATAAATGTCAGCGGCCATCGCCTTGGCACTGCCGAGGTCGAATCAGCACTCGTCTCGCACGAAGCCGTTGCCGAGGCCGCGGTCGTCGGCCGTCCCGATGAGCTAAAGGGCCAGGCGATCGCCGCCTTCGTCACACTCGAAGCGGGCCGAAGCGGCAGCCCCGAGCTAAAAGATGAGCTTCGCGCCCACGTCGCCAAGGAGATCGGCGCGCTGGCAAAACCCGACGACATACGTTTCACCGATGCACTGCCGAAGACACGTTCCGGAAAGATCATGAGGCGGCTCCTTAGGGAACTTGCTACAAGCGGCGAGGTCGCCGGCGATGTAACAACGCTTGAAGACTTCTCTGTTCTCGAAAAACTGCGTGGCGATGAGGAATAA
- the mtnB gene encoding methylthioribulose 1-phosphate dehydratase, translating into MPNSDPVQNPTQELSVVGRSFYQRGWAHGSCGNYSVLLARKPLRLCITAAGIEKAMLDETNFLELDDDAEILQGFGRPSDETLLHLTIYRLRPRARCILYSQSVPGVILADRCFVDGSITLHGYEAMKGLSGVADLEHTESVPIIENAADQIALAHVIENVLLENSSIHGIYIRRHGLYTWGSSVEEARHNIEILEFLFEVAERKR; encoded by the coding sequence ATGCCGAATAGCGATCCTGTACAAAATCCGACCCAAGAGCTTTCCGTCGTAGGCCGTTCATTCTATCAGCGCGGTTGGGCACATGGTTCCTGCGGCAATTACTCGGTGCTGCTGGCACGCAAGCCGCTGCGTTTGTGCATTACGGCCGCAGGTATCGAGAAAGCGATGCTCGATGAAACCAACTTTCTCGAACTCGATGACGATGCCGAAATACTGCAGGGCTTCGGCCGTCCCTCTGACGAAACGCTCCTTCACCTTACGATCTACCGGTTGCGGCCGCGTGCACGCTGCATCTTGTATTCGCAAAGTGTTCCGGGCGTTATCCTGGCCGACCGATGCTTTGTTGACGGCTCGATCACCCTTCACGGTTATGAGGCGATGAAAGGCCTGAGCGGTGTGGCCGATCTCGAACACACTGAATCAGTGCCTATTATCGAGAATGCTGCCGATCAGATCGCCCTTGCCCACGTGATCGAGAACGTATTACTCGAGAATTCATCCATACACGGCATTTATATCCGACGCCACGGACTTTATACTTGGGGCAGTTCGGTCGAAGAAGCTCGGCACAACATCGAGATCCTGGAATTCCTGTTCGAAGTAGCCGAGAGAAAACGTTAA
- the msrA gene encoding peptide-methionine (S)-S-oxide reductase MsrA produces MTTDNLETATLGGGCFWCTEAVLEGLNGVVDIVSGYSGGHTDNPTYQEVCTQTTGHAEVVQLRFDPEVLSYRDLLRIFFTVHDPTTKDRQGNDIGPSYRSVIFYHNDEQERTAQEVIVEIMSEHLYNKPIVTEVTRFEHFWPAEDYHQQYFANNPDQPYCAVVVAPKVAKFRQKYSADLRP; encoded by the coding sequence ATGACAACAGACAATTTAGAGACCGCAACACTCGGCGGCGGATGTTTCTGGTGTACGGAGGCCGTTCTTGAAGGCCTGAACGGCGTGGTCGATATTGTCTCCGGCTATAGCGGCGGACATACCGACAACCCGACCTATCAGGAGGTTTGCACACAAACCACAGGCCACGCTGAGGTCGTTCAGCTACGCTTCGATCCCGAGGTTCTCTCGTATCGCGACCTGCTCCGCATCTTCTTTACCGTACACGACCCCACGACGAAGGACCGGCAAGGCAACGATATCGGCCCATCGTATCGCTCTGTGATCTTCTACCATAATGATGAGCAGGAAAGGACCGCCCAAGAGGTAATTGTCGAGATAATGTCCGAACATCTTTACAACAAGCCGATCGTAACGGAAGTCACCCGATTTGAGCATTTCTGGCCGGCCGAAGATTACCACCAGCAGTACTTTGCGAATAACCCGGATCAGCCCTATTGCGCGGTCGTTGTAGCGCCAAAGGTCGCTAAGTTTCGACAAAAATATTCAGCAGATTTGAGACCGTAG